In Synechococcus sp. KORDI-52, one genomic interval encodes:
- a CDS encoding glutamyl-tRNA reductase: MHIAVVGLSHRTAPVEIRERLSIPEQTMETSLQSLRGNEQVLEASILSTCNRLEIYTLVRNPDLGVSAVSDFLSSHSGLETGELTPHLFSFHHEDAVDHLMRVASGLDSLVLGEGQILSQVKKMMRLGQEHKSLGPILNRLLTQAVTTGKRVRSETNLGTGAVSISSAAVELAQLKLGQSRGVDQLVTLESEQIAVVGAGRMSRLLLQHLQAKGASGVVLLNRTVERAEQLSADFPDLPVQCRPLSDLDQYLSTCSLVFTSTAADDPIIHAARLAPLNRRSKLRLIDIGVPRNIAADAADVDGVESHDVDDLQEVVARNQEARQAMAREAEQLLQQEAQQFLEWWDSLEAVPTINQLRSSMESIRSEELQKALSRMGPDFSARERKVVEALSKGIINKILHTPVTQLRAPQTRQDRQQALRIVERLFNLEAS, from the coding sequence ATGCATATTGCCGTCGTCGGCCTCAGTCATCGCACGGCACCGGTGGAGATCCGGGAACGGCTCAGCATTCCTGAGCAGACCATGGAGACGTCTCTCCAATCCCTTCGCGGCAATGAGCAGGTGCTTGAGGCTTCGATCCTCAGCACCTGCAACCGCCTGGAGATTTACACCCTGGTTCGCAATCCGGACCTCGGCGTCTCTGCCGTCAGCGACTTCCTCAGCAGCCACTCCGGCCTTGAAACAGGTGAACTGACACCACATCTGTTCAGCTTTCATCACGAAGATGCTGTCGACCACCTGATGCGGGTGGCTTCTGGTCTTGACAGCCTCGTGTTGGGGGAAGGACAGATCCTGTCCCAGGTCAAGAAGATGATGCGGCTCGGCCAGGAGCACAAATCCCTGGGTCCGATTCTGAACCGCTTGCTCACTCAGGCTGTCACCACAGGCAAACGGGTTCGCAGCGAAACCAATCTTGGTACAGGGGCTGTTTCCATCAGTTCGGCGGCTGTTGAATTGGCTCAGCTCAAACTTGGCCAATCCCGTGGTGTCGATCAGTTGGTCACTCTGGAAAGTGAGCAGATCGCGGTTGTGGGTGCCGGTCGCATGAGCCGACTCCTGCTCCAGCATCTGCAGGCCAAGGGCGCATCTGGGGTCGTGTTGCTGAACCGCACCGTTGAACGGGCAGAACAGCTCTCTGCTGACTTTCCTGACCTTCCCGTTCAATGCAGACCCCTTTCGGATCTGGATCAATATCTGAGCACCTGCTCACTGGTGTTCACCAGCACAGCCGCGGATGACCCGATCATCCATGCCGCGCGTCTGGCCCCTCTGAACCGGCGCAGCAAGCTTCGCCTAATTGATATCGGTGTTCCCCGCAACATCGCTGCCGACGCTGCCGATGTGGATGGGGTTGAGTCCCACGACGTTGATGATCTCCAGGAAGTCGTCGCGCGCAACCAGGAAGCCCGCCAAGCCATGGCGCGGGAAGCGGAGCAACTGCTTCAGCAGGAAGCGCAGCAGTTCTTGGAATGGTGGGACAGCCTCGAGGCGGTGCCGACGATCAACCAGCTGCGTTCTTCCATGGAGTCCATCCGCTCTGAGGAACTGCAGAAGGCCCTGAGCCGAATGGGACCTGATTTCTCAGCTCGAGAGCGCAAGGTCGTTGAAGCCTTGAGTAAGGGGATCATCAACAAAATCCTTCACACCCCCGTCACCCAGTTGCGAGCGCCGCAGACCCGGCAGGATCGTCAGCAAGCCCTGCGGATTGTTGAACGACTGTTCAATTTGGAAGCATCTTGA
- the glpX gene encoding class II fructose-bisphosphatase yields MDQTLIQEILEVVEQAAIASAKLSGKGLKNEADAAAVEAMRKRMGQIQMQGRIVIGEGERDEAPMLYIGEEVGSGTGPGVDFAVDPCEGTNLCAFSQRGSMAVLAASDRGGLFNAPDFYMKKLAAPPAAKGKVDIRKSATENIKILSECLGLAPDELTIVVMDRARHKDLIAEIRATGARIQPISDGDVQAAIACGFAGTGTHCLMGIGAAPEGVISAAAMRALGGHFQGQLVYDPAVAQTSEWADMTKEGNLARLAEMGITDPDKVYEAEELACGEHVCFAGSGITDGLLFDGVKFESDCTRTSSLVISNLDNTCRFTNTVHIKDGAQSIALS; encoded by the coding sequence GTGGATCAGACCCTCATTCAGGAAATTCTCGAGGTTGTCGAACAGGCTGCCATCGCCTCCGCCAAGTTGTCTGGCAAAGGCCTGAAGAACGAGGCCGACGCCGCTGCTGTGGAGGCCATGCGCAAGCGTATGGGTCAGATCCAAATGCAGGGTCGCATCGTCATCGGTGAAGGTGAACGCGATGAAGCCCCGATGCTTTACATCGGTGAGGAGGTTGGCAGCGGTACGGGCCCCGGCGTTGACTTCGCCGTCGATCCCTGCGAAGGGACCAACCTCTGCGCCTTCAGCCAGCGTGGCTCCATGGCGGTTCTTGCGGCCTCCGACCGTGGTGGTCTGTTCAACGCCCCCGACTTCTACATGAAGAAGCTGGCTGCTCCTCCGGCCGCCAAGGGCAAAGTGGACATCCGCAAGTCGGCCACTGAAAACATCAAGATCCTCAGCGAGTGCCTGGGACTCGCCCCCGACGAGCTGACCATCGTGGTGATGGACCGTGCCCGTCACAAGGATCTCATTGCTGAGATCCGTGCCACCGGTGCCCGCATTCAGCCCATCTCCGACGGCGACGTCCAGGCTGCCATCGCCTGCGGTTTCGCTGGCACAGGCACCCACTGTCTGATGGGCATCGGTGCCGCACCGGAAGGCGTGATCTCCGCTGCTGCCATGCGTGCTCTCGGTGGCCATTTCCAGGGTCAGCTGGTGTATGACCCTGCTGTCGCTCAGACCTCCGAGTGGGCTGATATGACCAAGGAGGGCAACCTGGCTCGTCTGGCTGAGATGGGCATCACCGATCCCGACAAGGTCTACGAGGCCGAGGAGCTGGCCTGTGGTGAGCATGTTTGTTTCGCTGGAAGCGGCATCACCGATGGACTGCTCTTCGATGGAGTTAAGTTCGAATCGGATTGCACACGCACAAGCAGCCTGGTGATCAGCAACCTGGACAACACCTGTCGCTTCACCAACACCGTGCACATCAAAGACGGTGCCCAGAGCATTGCTCTGAGCTGA
- the rpe gene encoding ribulose-phosphate 3-epimerase: MSTKSLVISPSILSADFARLGEEVKAVDEAGADWIHVDVMDGRFVPNITIGPLIVEALRPVTQKPLDVHLMIVEPEKYVPDFAKAGADIISVQVEACPHLHRNLAQIKDLGKKAGAVLNPSTPIDTLEYCLELCDLVLIMSVNPGFGGQSFIENQVQKIRDLRRMCDERGLDPWIEVDGGIKAGNAWKVIEAGANAIVSGSGVFNQPDYAEAIKGIRNSSNKEAVLA, from the coding sequence ATGAGCACCAAGTCCCTGGTGATCTCGCCGTCGATCCTGTCGGCTGACTTCGCACGCCTCGGCGAAGAAGTGAAAGCCGTGGACGAAGCGGGTGCGGATTGGATCCATGTGGATGTGATGGACGGTCGCTTTGTACCAAATATCACCATTGGTCCTCTGATTGTTGAAGCACTGCGTCCGGTGACTCAAAAGCCTCTGGATGTGCACCTGATGATTGTTGAACCGGAGAAATACGTTCCTGACTTCGCCAAAGCCGGCGCAGACATCATTTCCGTGCAGGTTGAGGCCTGCCCGCATCTGCACCGCAACCTTGCCCAGATCAAGGATCTGGGCAAGAAAGCAGGCGCAGTTCTGAACCCCTCAACACCGATCGACACCCTCGAGTACTGCCTCGAACTCTGTGATCTCGTGCTGATCATGAGCGTCAACCCCGGTTTCGGCGGCCAAAGCTTCATTGAGAACCAGGTGCAGAAAATCCGCGACCTGCGCCGTATGTGCGACGAGAGAGGTCTGGACCCCTGGATCGAAGTGGATGGCGGCATCAAGGCCGGTAATGCCTGGAAGGTGATCGAGGCGGGTGCCAACGCGATTGTGTCCGGCTCCGGTGTGTTCAACCAACCCGATTACGCCGAAGCCATCAAGGGCATCCGCAACAGCAGCAACAAGGAAGCCGTTCTTGCCTGA